One segment of Streptomyces sp. YIM 121038 DNA contains the following:
- a CDS encoding reprolysin-like metallopeptidase, translating into MIPVRFALVGAVAALATGLPAAPSPAAAPPAPGLPGLLRTGEVEWPGGTFRALCRRGPVTAPDRRVLPLPGGRSVTAHALKVSRDREGTLLWSGHLAGHPDRPVTLAVDGACGKGRPRVAGEIHEGRVRHALDAVRPGMSRVRSFDTVRQTPLVRDALRLTGPARPAAPPSRRAEPKDPVIDVLIGYTPETATDTEGGADALALQAKAAVEGTNQAYADSQVKTRLRLLGTFETPAWSGAASDMDGMTNALANPEDPRYSDDWATGVRATRDAEGADLVHVLSKFTPPEGLYTAGTGMTPSLPRLMPGDNAKYSTDDTGFGAQQADTFGTHHLAHEIGHNFGLNHDYVTDPVDPDADNYRPGNFNPYYPDNHGFLPKDRTWVDIMGYNMSCADEDKCENKMWFSNPRQEYDGTPRGVALGSKEPADSTRVMNLTGPVLANYRTPADSTEAKRQALTAVPQDGTGGTVSTPSTGLFATGDQVTVTAAPDTGYKVDRWTVDGKVQPTRAASLSVTMDSDHFVTVKFVKATAPLSPIPAALTAVSPATGSVKGGFTVTLTGGGLTGTTQVLAGTPTAGGFRGVAATNVRVVDDTKVTFTAPAYPQAGAVQFATARGNSLTASIGFTYTD; encoded by the coding sequence ATGATCCCCGTCAGGTTCGCCCTCGTCGGAGCCGTCGCCGCCCTCGCCACCGGCCTGCCCGCGGCCCCGAGCCCCGCCGCCGCGCCGCCCGCCCCCGGCCTCCCCGGCCTGCTGCGCACGGGCGAGGTCGAGTGGCCCGGGGGCACCTTCCGCGCCCTGTGCCGGCGCGGGCCCGTCACGGCGCCCGACCGGCGCGTCCTGCCGCTGCCCGGGGGCAGGTCCGTCACCGCCCACGCGCTGAAGGTCTCGCGCGACCGCGAGGGCACCCTGCTGTGGAGCGGGCACCTGGCCGGGCACCCGGACCGGCCGGTGACCCTCGCGGTCGACGGCGCCTGCGGCAAGGGCAGGCCCCGGGTCGCCGGGGAGATCCACGAGGGGCGGGTGCGCCACGCCCTGGACGCCGTACGGCCCGGGATGTCGCGCGTCCGCTCGTTCGACACCGTGCGCCAGACCCCGCTCGTGCGCGACGCGCTGCGCCTGACCGGACCCGCACGGCCCGCCGCGCCACCCAGCCGCCGCGCCGAGCCCAAGGACCCGGTCATCGACGTGCTGATCGGCTACACCCCGGAGACGGCCACGGACACCGAGGGCGGCGCGGACGCGCTCGCGCTCCAGGCCAAGGCCGCCGTCGAGGGCACCAACCAGGCGTACGCCGACAGCCAGGTCAAGACGCGCCTCCGGCTGCTCGGCACCTTCGAGACCCCGGCCTGGAGCGGCGCGGCCAGCGACATGGACGGCATGACGAACGCCCTCGCCAACCCGGAGGACCCGCGCTACTCCGACGACTGGGCCACCGGCGTCCGCGCCACCCGGGACGCCGAGGGCGCCGACCTCGTCCACGTCCTGTCGAAGTTCACGCCCCCCGAGGGCCTCTACACGGCGGGGACCGGGATGACCCCCTCGCTGCCGCGCCTCATGCCGGGCGACAACGCCAAGTACAGCACTGACGACACCGGGTTCGGCGCGCAGCAGGCCGACACCTTCGGCACCCACCACCTCGCCCACGAGATCGGCCACAACTTCGGCCTCAACCACGACTACGTCACCGACCCCGTCGACCCGGACGCGGACAACTACCGGCCGGGGAACTTCAACCCCTACTACCCGGACAACCACGGCTTCCTGCCCAAGGACCGCACCTGGGTCGACATCATGGGCTACAACATGAGCTGCGCCGACGAGGACAAGTGCGAGAACAAGATGTGGTTCTCCAACCCCCGTCAGGAGTACGACGGCACGCCGCGCGGCGTGGCGCTCGGGTCGAAGGAACCCGCCGACTCCACCCGCGTCATGAACCTCACCGGCCCGGTGCTCGCCAACTACCGCACGCCCGCCGACAGCACGGAGGCGAAGCGCCAGGCCCTCACCGCGGTGCCCCAGGACGGCACGGGCGGCACGGTCAGCACGCCCTCCACGGGCCTGTTCGCCACCGGTGACCAGGTCACGGTCACCGCGGCCCCGGACACCGGCTACAAGGTCGACCGCTGGACCGTCGACGGGAAGGTCCAGCCGACCCGCGCGGCCTCCCTGAGCGTCACCATGGACAGCGACCACTTCGTGACCGTGAAGTTCGTCAAGGCCACCGCGCCGCTCAGCCCGATCCCGGCCGCGCTCACCGCCGTCAGCCCCGCCACGGGATCCGTCAAGGGCGGCTTCACCGTCACCCTCACCGGCGGCGGGCTCACCGGCACCACCCAGGTCCTCGCGGGCACGCCGACGGCGGGCGGCTTCCGCGGGGTCGCGGCCACGAACGTGCGCGTCGTCGACGACACCAAGGTCACCTTCACGGCGCCCGCCTACCCCCAGGCGGGCGCCGTCCAGTTCGCCACGGCCCGCGGCAACTCCCTGACCGCGTCCATCGGCTTCACGTACACCGA
- a CDS encoding Crp/Fnr family transcriptional regulator, with product MSLIEQEQPLLDALRPRDRAALLALGTPRGYASGEVLVPERATTSYVVAILGGWAVVSVATERGQRLILALRGAGELVGELAAVDRRPRSATVTALGRVDAVVIPGDRFRGFLGSSPAVSVLVLRQLSSRLRSSDGERRSLASENVLQRLAARLVELAHRAGRHHPDGSVTIDLPLPQHDLAASVGSTREAVAKALRLLREQGVVRTGTRRLTVTDVELLRLLAGEGPSGAGPVV from the coding sequence TTGAGTCTCATCGAACAGGAACAGCCCCTGCTCGACGCGTTGCGGCCGCGGGACCGGGCGGCCCTGCTCGCCCTGGGGACCCCGCGCGGCTACGCGTCCGGCGAGGTGCTCGTGCCCGAGCGCGCCACCACCTCGTACGTCGTCGCGATCCTCGGCGGCTGGGCGGTGGTCTCCGTGGCGACCGAGCGCGGTCAGCGGCTCATCCTCGCGCTGCGCGGCGCCGGGGAACTGGTCGGCGAACTCGCGGCCGTGGACCGGCGGCCGCGCAGCGCCACGGTGACGGCGCTCGGCCGCGTCGACGCCGTCGTGATCCCCGGGGACCGGTTCCGCGGCTTCCTCGGCTCCAGCCCCGCGGTCAGCGTCCTCGTGCTCCGCCAGCTCAGCTCCCGGCTGCGCAGCTCCGACGGCGAACGCCGCTCGCTGGCCTCGGAGAACGTGCTCCAGCGGCTCGCGGCGCGCCTGGTCGAGCTGGCCCACCGCGCCGGGCGCCACCACCCCGACGGCAGCGTCACCATCGACCTGCCGCTGCCGCAGCACGACCTCGCCGCCTCGGTGGGCTCCACCCGGGAGGCCGTCGCCAAGGCCCTGCGGCTGCTGCGCGAGCAGGGCGTCGTCCGCACCGGCACCAGGCGCCTGACCGTCACCGACGTCGAACTGCTGCGGCTGCTCGCGGGCGAGGGACCGTCAGGAGCGGGGCCGGTTGTGTAA
- a CDS encoding Pycsar system effector family protein, which yields MTEGARTPPGTGTRPGTTPRRAAAVRGTPVSPLSEPGCRYVAERLLTTVREEVTRADTKASILLSGAVALPALAVSADRGGLGPDPLGRAGAVLWLAGIVMLTLVILPRTGPDGRSAAAAAGRGPSVVSLRRGVDPGEVAAEVLTAGRDPGHWLLEQSCALGAILTVKYRWLRWAVGCLVAGGAAVAAAALG from the coding sequence GTGACCGAGGGAGCGCGCACGCCGCCGGGCACCGGCACCCGCCCCGGCACCACGCCCCGGCGCGCCGCCGCCGTGCGCGGCACCCCGGTGTCGCCGTTGTCCGAGCCGGGCTGCCGGTACGTCGCGGAGCGGCTGCTCACCACCGTGCGCGAGGAGGTCACGCGGGCCGACACCAAGGCCTCGATCCTGCTCTCGGGCGCGGTGGCCCTGCCCGCGCTCGCCGTGTCGGCCGACCGCGGCGGGCTCGGCCCGGACCCGCTGGGCCGGGCGGGCGCCGTGCTGTGGCTGGCCGGGATCGTGATGCTGACCCTGGTGATCCTGCCGCGGACCGGGCCGGACGGCAGGTCCGCGGCGGCCGCCGCGGGGCGGGGCCCTTCGGTGGTCTCGCTCCGCCGGGGGGTCGACCCGGGCGAGGTGGCGGCGGAGGTGCTCACCGCGGGCCGCGACCCCGGCCACTGGCTCCTGGAGCAGTCGTGCGCGCTGGGGGCCATCCTGACGGTCAAGTACCGGTGGCTGCGGTGGGCCGTGGGCTGTCTGGTGGCGGGGGGAGCGGCCGTGGCGGCGGCCGCGCTCGGCTGA